The proteins below are encoded in one region of Deltaproteobacteria bacterium:
- the mtnP gene encoding S-methyl-5'-thioadenosine phosphorylase has product MAQAVKLGVIGGSGLYQIAGITPRREHRMETPFGAPSDAIVEAEVAGRSVYFLPRHGIGHRLTPSEVPYRANIHAIKQLGVTHLLAVSACGIMRADIVPGDMVVPDQIYDRTKGVRESTFFGDGIVGHVTFAEPFCPEMRGCIIDAAKAEGARVHARGTYVCMEGPAFSTRAESEYYRKTLAPAVIGMTAIPEAKLAREAELCYGMLALATDYDCWHDTHASVTVAMVLEVLRANSELANRIVKRVAEILPVTSESPMLSAAKNAVMTRQDQIPAATKARLQLLYGKYFK; this is encoded by the coding sequence ATGGCACAGGCAGTGAAACTTGGCGTCATCGGCGGGTCTGGACTCTACCAGATCGCCGGCATCACGCCGCGGCGTGAGCATCGGATGGAGACGCCTTTCGGCGCACCTTCCGATGCTATAGTAGAAGCTGAAGTTGCAGGTCGCTCGGTCTATTTTCTGCCCCGCCACGGGATAGGCCATCGATTGACTCCCTCCGAGGTCCCCTACCGCGCCAACATTCACGCCATAAAGCAGTTGGGCGTGACCCATCTTCTAGCGGTCAGCGCCTGCGGCATCATGCGGGCTGACATCGTGCCGGGCGATATGGTGGTACCGGATCAAATTTACGACCGCACCAAAGGCGTGCGTGAGTCGACTTTTTTTGGCGATGGGATCGTCGGTCACGTGACCTTCGCCGAGCCTTTTTGCCCGGAAATGCGTGGCTGCATTATTGACGCAGCCAAAGCGGAGGGGGCAAGAGTTCATGCCCGCGGCACCTATGTCTGCATGGAGGGACCGGCCTTCTCGACACGGGCAGAATCCGAATATTACCGTAAAACTCTAGCACCAGCCGTGATCGGTATGACGGCCATTCCCGAGGCTAAATTGGCCCGCGAGGCCGAGCTTTGTTACGGCATGCTGGCGCTTGCTACGGACTATGACTGTTGGCATGACACCCATGCTTCCGTCACTGTCGCCATGGTGCTCGAGGTTCTAAGAGCTAACAGTGAGCTGGCCAATCGTATCGTTAAAAGGGTGGCTGAAATCCTTCCGGTCACATCTGAGAGCCCCATGCTAAGCGCGGCTAAGAATGCGGTCATGACGCGTCAGGATCAGATACCGGCAGCGACTAAGGCCAGGCTGCAGTTACTTTACGGTAAATATTTCAAGTGA
- a CDS encoding AAA family ATPase gives MDARLKNQMTQPIVSDASAQLNALRRALAGLIDDKGEVTNVTLCALLAGGHLLLEDVPGVGKTTFIKALGKMLGFSFARVQFTSDLLPADILGVEVYDQNKHHFVFHRGPIFTHILLADELNRASPRTQSALLEAMSEGSVTIDHQSHELPRPFMVFATQNPVHSIGTYDLPDSQLDRFAAKLHMGYPSAKRELEILQAAAKDPLVDVPDNLISPAALQELHRSLEQIHVAVAIAQYVKRVVDASRAHPKIRLGISTRGGVLWLRMAKALAMLGGRSFVTPDDLQSLAIPCLAHRIMTHTEAKADTVITTLLNEVDIV, from the coding sequence ATGGACGCTCGACTTAAAAATCAAATGACGCAGCCCATAGTAAGTGACGCAAGCGCGCAACTGAACGCATTACGACGGGCCTTGGCAGGGCTCATCGACGACAAGGGTGAAGTCACAAACGTGACTCTATGCGCTCTCTTGGCCGGTGGCCATCTTTTACTCGAGGACGTGCCGGGAGTGGGCAAAACGACTTTTATTAAGGCTCTGGGCAAGATGCTCGGCTTCTCCTTTGCACGTGTCCAATTCACCAGCGATCTGCTCCCAGCCGATATCCTCGGCGTTGAGGTTTACGATCAAAATAAACATCATTTTGTTTTTCATCGCGGTCCGATTTTTACCCATATACTTTTGGCCGATGAACTAAATCGCGCCTCACCGCGCACGCAATCAGCTCTACTTGAAGCCATGAGCGAGGGCTCGGTGACCATTGATCACCAGAGCCACGAACTGCCGCGACCTTTTATGGTGTTTGCGACGCAAAACCCAGTCCATAGCATCGGCACCTACGATCTACCTGATTCACAACTCGACCGTTTTGCCGCCAAACTACACATGGGTTACCCCAGCGCCAAACGCGAACTCGAGATCCTGCAAGCTGCCGCCAAAGACCCATTGGTTGACGTACCTGACAATTTAATCAGTCCGGCAGCGCTCCAGGAGCTGCATCGATCGCTCGAACAAATTCACGTAGCCGTAGCCATAGCGCAGTATGTAAAACGCGTCGTCGATGCATCCCGCGCCCATCCCAAAATCCGCCTCGGCATATCGACGAGGGGAGGAGTGTTGTGGCTGCGCATGGCCAAGGCTCTAGCCATGCTCGGAGGCAGGTCATTCGTCACTCCCGACGATCTCCAGAGTCTGGCTATACCCTGTTTGGCACATCGAATTATGACTCATACCGAGGCTAAGGCGGATACTGTGATTACGACACTCCTCAACGAAGTCGATATCGTTTAG